In Magallana gigas chromosome 1, xbMagGiga1.1, whole genome shotgun sequence, the sequence acattttttacaaGCTTGTGGTTCATTGTTATTGCCATTTTCAACATAATTTCAtatcataattcatatatattcatACATATTCATACCATACCCACTGAGAGTCTAATACTGATCACAATATGAAACGTGGTTCAAACTAACAAATTTgttcttttgaaaattaaaaaagagaaCAAATTAAGCAAAGCATctatatataagaaaaacgCAATCGTCtgatgaaaaatttaataatatgtggAAAGGATATAAATATGAAAGCTAAGTGTCGTTAAATAACGGTCGTCTCCCCATTATTTCAGCGTCAGTTAATAAGAACAACAGTTTCCTGTTTTAATCGGACCAACAGTTTTCTGTATAATGAATATGGCTTTCCATTGAACACTCTCGCAAAAAGcagaaagataaaaatatttaatgacaatgtagatatacatgtaatgctgACACACTTATTACAGATAAACAACATCTACTTATCACTCGGTACACTCTTAATCTAATACAATTGAGTAGCGTCATCATGCTCtgcacattgatccgatagaaTCTTTTGGCGTCAATAAATTTTGCTCCACAATTCAATGTAAATTGCATATGGCTTTCATCTTTCATTTTtgcgaaaatcaaagtttagTTTTTGGtaaccagaaaaaaaaaatacttcaagAATTTCATACTATTAAAGGGTAAATACATTGATTTTCTTCTCGTAGTTAATTTTCAGAAGATTTTTTAGTGAGCCATAGAAGAATGAACTGACATGAACTCTGACGTCATAATCAAGTAAAATAAGTGAAAAAAGGTGGAAAAAAACCTGTGTAATAACGGTAAATTTAATAACCGAAATCTGCCGAATTTACAAAATCCTCTAAAACTAGAAAACAAACAGATGCAATAGTTTCATGCAAACCAAAAACTTTTAGTCTTTATGAACATATTTATCATTAATACATCCTTGtgatttgattgaaaaacaTACCATAAACCTCTACTTCACACAGTTCGTTGTATGCATACAACTCATGATCATTAGGATCCGGAGGGTTGGTCCTGTTATTGTAGTAGATGACGTATCTCCCGTGTGTGATACACGTTATGTTTGTAGGGTTGGGTATTGTGGCTCTGGTGTAGTTGGTGTCCTTAAAACATAATACTCCATGGTCTTTATTGGTTGAGTTTGATAAGTAGACAGAGTATCCAAGGAATCTTCTCTTCTGGTATAGTCATTATTCgcatctgaaatttaaaaaaagcaaatatTTGGGGTTATTTATGTGCAAACATCTAGTACTTGTTTTCATGCGTATAACCTACTACAAGTTGTTTAAATCTATCTCTGGAAAAAAGTAACTTTGTGTGGAACCGTTGAAATCTGCATTACCCCATACTGTATTTTCCGTCCTGTACTGTATAAAGATGTGGTGTATACTGAGTATTTCACCCAGGTCTACCCGCCATTCTgctgttgtttgtttgtttcctGATACTGTACACTGTAATCCATTAACAGACAGGTCAGACTTTTGTCCGTCAACAGCACGCTCTGCTCCCCAGGATCTATCGGGGTAAGGATGCTGCTGCCACGCTGTTTTGTTTAAGGCTAAATTTTCTACGAATTTCAAATAATAGAGTTTTGGAAAGGTTATGAACtcacacaggatgaatgaccatctttaagtcctccttaaagatagcttaaaggtgtttaaaggtagcttaaagacgatctttaagccacctttaagctacctttaagctatatgtattgcttaaaggtggcttaaagaaagcgtaaagatggcttaaaggcagcttaaagactatcttaaAGCCACCTTtcagccacctttaaggacaacttataggtccttaatgttcaaacttctttaagccacctttaagccacctttaagctacctttaagccacctttaagccattaaaaaaattttaattcaatattgtgcttaatttccaacaaaatgtattcaCTTAATGAAAggaaaggtattaaaacggtttttgttctagaacgaaaaatgaaaaaaaaacatccaaAAAAAAAGGGCCGCggtgagaattgaacccgggacccttagtttactagcatcaccaaacatcctctgcgccacggcaacttacatatttataagtgtttttatatcatatatatcagtggatattgaatcactgtattggatgtgtttacttgaaaagattttgacaaaccattcagtttgtaacaatcaattatatctaatttataaattacatgcatgcatgtatttagaatgaaatacggaacttggtcttcagtgaacaaaaatatattatacctaaatggaaaccgttaggttcactatagtaggctttcttagttaataaatttaaaccgagtagatatacgtaattcatctaatttatagctataaaaatgtaagaaagaaaatgaaatcatttcttttattaaatgcattgatactattagggtatttgttcaatttcccgcaatttcccggttttcatgatcgcggcgccgttccaatatgtttaaatatttacatgtaattgtatgtacatgatttttaaactatcaattctataacaaacaaaattaccaattaccggtgacgtatttactgcatgtggcagtTGCAAATAACTTGtaaatacaattgtatgatgtgccaggccgagtatatttgacatatttacccttatacatatatttaaataatcaacccctatttatgatcaccgttacattaattaattagcctcaagattttactcttacatacatgtatcgttaatttgtagacgtaacatatttgaaacccagagctaggaaataatactttgaaaatgaattacaaatgtaaattaacttttattcactagacttatcgtatactcgtacatactaagattcaacgcctttagaaaccctgacgtccacctgggcacacgacacacctgttgtgtatatcttgtatattctgtgttagttccaggggttttcttaagttggacaaacaatagactttaattagatatacacaaacatgcacctgggcacacgacacaactgttgtgtatatcttgtatattctgtgttagttccaggggttttcttaagttggacaaacaatagactctaattagatatacacaaacgaacaaaactatgtctagacaaacaaagcagtaatatcctgcccgatagatttttttcaccgattaatttataataggaaacaaacatactttatttgttttatgcacatattaagatacagagactgcgctcacccctacaataattttgaaaccccccaaaaattataaagaattttataacgacaatctgtgtccatcggagcggtgctgatgataccgatctgtgtttaatggagcgacgattaaaaccgcctggaaccccccccccccttccttggaaattatattatcactcggatgaccccctcccatctctataaaagagcttttgcatttaatatatgtttttattgttcagcttgatcaatattgacttaaaggccacttaaagacagtgtaaaggcagtgtaaagagagcgtaaatgccacttaaagtgcttaaaggtggcttaaaggtagcttaaagaagtttggacattaaggacctataagcacttgcttaaaggagacttaaaggcggcttaaaggttgtatagcctttaagctcctttaagtcacctttaagccacctttaaggacttgcttaaagatggtttttcgccctgtgtcaTGAATAAGTTTAAACATAAGTGTAGGTTTAAACAacattatcttttaattttagaatCGTTTTTAATGTCTGACTCGAGTAGAAGTAGGGTATACATGCAAATTGTAGAAGATATTGCTTCTTTGTTGTATTTAAAGGATTTtgcaacagttttttttataaagggcATGCACTGATATATCATTTCTTATTGTATCTCAGTTATCTACGTATACTCTAGGTGTcaaggttgtttttttaaaacttcctttatttgtacaaagaaaagGGAACTTAACATTAACGTTCATATATTGAATATCACTTTTACATAGGGGACGGGGGAGAAAGGGTGGCGATATAGTTCTTATGAGAGATAAGCGTTAGATGTTAAGGGAGGGATCTTACTGTTAATTTGagcattaaaacaaatttacattacaatgtgaaatttaaatacattgtcATTTGTACGATATACATGCATAGAAGTGAATATTATCTGTTGACATAAGAAAGTAATAAATAATTCAATGATTAGATTATCTTACCGTACGCTCCCCCTAAATTAATCATCACAATGAATAAACAGAAAAGTAAAGCCGCCTCCATCACAATGTAAGGATTTCATGTAATGATTATCCAGGAAGTGAAAACAGTCATTAAGACTTTTTACGTATACTGAGCATTTACACCAGTCAAGGACATTAAAAGCATAGAAACGTTTTACACTACAAAGTGCAGTTTTAATACATgatcatttgtaaaatatattcattcatgtaaatattatatgttCATTTCCGGAAGTAATGAATAATTCAGTGAATACAATATCCTAACATATGCTCCCCTAAATTGATCATCacagtgaataaaaaaaaaatagaactgACTCCATCACAATGTGTATGTACCTCATGTAGTCATTATCCAGGAAGTGAAAACGGGCGTTAGAAACATGCTAGGATGATTAAAACctgttaattaatattaaatctTTATATTATTCGCGGATATTTAAATAGATTACaagatattatttagattctTTCTGACAATAAAATAAGTAGTTGCTGTTTTTGAAGGCAGTGTACTGAGGACATGATAGACATATTCAAAACGACACTACTGGAATCGATGAACACTGTATTCCAAAGAGCAAACGAGGTAATAGAAAGAGAAAGATACCGCTAACAAATGATACCATAAAATGTATTAGAAGGAAACATAGTCATTGGGCCCGTTATATGGAAACCAGAGACAGTAAACACTACAGagattactacatgtataaagcgAGGAACACAGTGAAAACAGTAccgagaaaaaaacaaaaaaatagggGAAAGAGAAATTGCTGAAACTGCCAATTCtatttacaaaaacttgaaATATGTGAACTCAAAACGCAAATCTGTATCTGGCATATCAGAGCTACACACCGAAGTCGACGGAGTTCCTTTTGTTGCTACAACAGACTCTGAGAAAGCAGAAGTACTTGCAGAATTTTTCACCAGTTGATTCTGGAAAGAGTCACTGTATTGAAACATCATCTGATGCGCCGAACACCAAAtaagacataaataaaattttgaaggaACTTAACACGACCCAATCACCTGGCCAGGTGGCCCAGGCCAAATACATCCGAAAGTGTTGTTCGAATTAGCAGATGTTAAGGATGCCCCGCTTTGCCTAATTTTCAACGAAAGTTTTAAGAGCAGAATTGTGCCACATAATGGAAAATTGGTCATATATCAGCATTATTCAAAAAAGGAGATCCAACTACCGACCAGTTAGTCTCACCAGTGTTCTATGTAAGGTTATGGAGAAACTAATCCGGAAGAAGATAGTAGAACACATGAACACTCAAAATATTTTCAGCGACAAACAGTTTGGATTTTTTGGCGGCAGATCCACCTCACTAAAACTTTTAAAGGTTCTCGACAGATGGACACAAATCCTACTTAAAAGAGGGAATGTTCATTTAATCTACATGGACTTTATAAAAGCATTTGATAAAGTCCCTCACAGCAGGTATAGGCTTAATGACATGGCTTCCTGAGTGAAAGTAAACAGCGTATATATATTCATGGAAAATACTCAAAATGGCACAGGGTCACAAGCGGAATTCCGCAGGGCTCCGTCCTGGGTAACATCTTGTTCGCCATTTTTATCAATGATTTACCTGAATGTGTAAATTCAGAAGTATTTTTCTTTGCTGACGAAACCAAACTGTTAAGTGACATTAAAACTGAAAACGACGGTGTAACCATACAACATGACTAGAACAACCTCCTTGACTAGAGTTTGTATGGATGCTACGGTTCCACCTAAACAAATGCAATTTGCTGAAGGTTCAaaacaaatggaaaaaaaaacctgcagaTACATCATGAAGAAGTGTGATGGAACCACAGCAACTATATAATCAGtggaataataataaaaaaatattggagTCAACGTCGATAgttatgttttgataagcatattCAAACACAGATTAACAAGGCAAATCAAATAGTTAGCATTATCCGACGAGCATTCTTCTCATTAGATTATATATAATTCTGTTTATTATTCAAGGCATTCGTGCTACCTCATCTAAAATATGTGAACAATGTATGGGACCCCTATAAATGTAAAGACACTGCATCTATTGAGAATGTACAAAGAAGAGCCTCAAAAATGCTACATGTACCATACCTGTCAGAGAAAATTTATCAGGAAAAACTGGAAATACTGAAATTACCAACACTGAAAATTAGACGCTTACGTGGAGATATGATAGAAGCATATAAAATGATAGGTGGAATTCATGATGAATAAACAACAGAATGAATGTTTATCGTGAATACAAGTAACACCACGGGACAAAATATGAAAGTGGCAAAGCAGATTTGTAAACCAGACGTTCGTAAATACTTCTTCACAAACCTGATAGCTGACTCATGGATCAAATTTCTGAGCATGTTTTATCTGCCGACAGGACAGGTACTGGAATTACCATCATTATGGACTATATAATGGACCACTATATTATGGACAATTATGGACTATACAAAAGCAATGACCAGGCTATAACACAGTCTGATGATCATGAGACCACAGAGATGGACAAATAGGAGCAGTAGCTCCTGCGTTCATAATGAACGTACAAAGTATGTAGGTAAGGCAAGACATATATATACACGTATCAGAGtgtatatatctataaataatTGTACTATCAGTTTATCTATATATGCAAAGTATATTAATCTCATTGACTTAGTAAAAGATTAGCCACATCGAAGTTTAGCCATGTGGATGGAATAAGTTAGGATTGATTTTCAATGACAGGTAGACAATATATACTTgtctatattatattatattgatatAATAGTATTTGTGACAATACAATGAATTTACAATCAATATTAttagtattatataatattaatattatacaatattattatatgaattacaaataaaacacaaaaacaaaaccataaCGCAAAGGCTGCGAAAGAtagaagaagaaaagaaaacattttaatgataaGGTAGGAGAGTTTTACTCTCAATTTTATTCTGATGAATGTAAAAAGTTTTCGAAGGTTTGTATGACTTTTAATTAGACATGAGTACAAAACAGTTTTTATTACAGCATTTATAACTATTTCCAcgcaaaaataaatttcatcaattaagataaaaaaacgAATTAATTATAGATTAAAAGGGGTCTGAAGAGACTAGAAGGTGACAAAAGAAAGAATGAATTTGATCgttagttacatgtacttatcaaGTGTTCACTGCGATCTCAGCACTGGGCcttaatttctttactttaattCTATTTTAATGTATGAGGaccacaaaatttaatttttcaaaagaagcTGCGTTAAAATCTAAAAACATATTACAGGATGTATGAATATCCGACTAATGACGTTACCGTTAACGATCGATttacaaaaaaaggaaatgtaaTTATCACCCTTAAgaacaaaatgaaatacaggAAAAGTAATATTCTTTCATTATACATGTTTGTGCAATAAGTTGATATATAGTTGATTTACAGTAGTTTAATATAATAGAGATAAAAGATATGTAacaaactatgattaacaaatgTGTTTCTGTGTAAACTATTtaaatgttacattttaaattacaaactacatgtagtatgaaatatataaatgaaggtcaaattgaatttgtaatagttcaaagtaatatatttgtctaaatttaattctttataATCACGAGGAAGAGCGAGCACAATTATTTGATCTATGACGTTTTTATTCTCTTATATCTACACAATCAATATGCGTATacttttcaaaaaacaaaactttacatCGACTGCTTTGGTTTGTATTTCTTGATCAAGGAAGTTTATCGTATTGAGATTCTTGTGAGAAGTCTCCTAGTTCATAATAAGCAGAATTGTCTTCTCCTTGCTTGTTCCCGGATTTAGGAGAATGTTTCAGGTGTTTTGATTCATTGGTGATTCCTTCGTTATGTCTAGTTATATTTTCCTGGTCCGTTTGCTGTCTACACACACTGATTCTAAGtagtatgaaaaaaatgaagtcaTCATGAACTAATTTCTTCAATACACAATACCCAACTGTGGTTTATCTAAGAAAATTCATGTTTGCACCAACCTGACTATTAGAATCACATTTAGCAGCCCACTTAAGATAATGACAGCAATACAGACATATAATGGAGTGAATGAGTGTTTTGTTAACTCCGTAGTTTCAGAAGTAGTTTGCAACTCAAGCactgaaatgataaaataacatttcaatacatgtatataagaattAATTCGAAATTCAATTATTATATCATTTCCTGTTAATTACTGTATAATCACTCATACCTTGGTCACAACGATCGCCATGGTAACCAACGTCACATCCACGTGGACATTGACCAGTCACGTGATCACATTGTTCTCCATACAAGTAGAGACAATTCCCACACTTTGAAGAACATCTTGGTCCATAGGTATTGTTATTacaaactatttttattttataaaaaaggtataattttttttttattcaattcattTCATATGATTATCAGTGAAAGGTCCaggaatcaattttttttatattgaaatttcattttctttatatattattttgttaaaggATACATTACCTTCATTACATTTCTTTCCATAGTAACCACTATCACATCCGTTAAGACAAGtaccatttatataatgacaCTGTTCTTTGTCTAGACAGTTGCCACACGAATAGTTGCAGTTCCTTCCAAATTTTCCTTCATTGCATTCTGTAATATATTTAGGGTGCGAAACACAGTTCtatatgtaacgttataaggaCGTTTTTAGATGAGAGACGAGCAAAACTGACCcgtataaaattaaattgtaaaacatgttacatatatatctatatatcaaaagaaagataaaattgtgaattttgtaaataattaagaaTAATGCATATGTAACATACTTCTGGAATTTATTTGGCATTGAAAACATGAGGAAAATAGACAAAAAGATGCCTCTAAATACAGTACACCCATGCATTTTAGGCTCCCCCTAACAGCAGAATGCAGGTAAATCAGCCACTGTAATTTCTGTGCAGTTTTATAGTATTTTcagggtacattcgccagctttttaaagagctataTTACCCTCaattcatgaaattctgcaCGTGTAAAATCCGGAGGTTTTTGGAGTTACCTCCCTTTTACAgtctaataaaattaatttttaaaaaatgtctacgtacttttttcatgtatttaaaaagataaacctCTACATTATGCaattgagaaataaaaaaaaataatattcatgtaTACTGCATCAAAATGGCAGGGAAACCCccctacccatcatgcttttTCCCCAAGcaagaccccccccctcccttgattttatacgaaactgtgtttagctaccttaaggaatgaatttaatttctacctatgcTATACAATATCAAACACCCTGCGGCAGATTACGCTTTAAAAGCGCAAATCAGTTTATGAAAACGCGCAAACTTGCCCACGTTATtttatactcgtataacataTGTTGAAAgtaaattaatttcttattgtttaattttcttctaatgaaattaaaaaataaggccaattatttagtaaaatgtcgttaatttgtacaaaaattgaaacGTAACGTCAAACGGATTAATACGTTTCGCAGGCACATCGTATTTAGACCTTGGCAATTATGTTATACTTAAATATAACTTTAATTCCTAATGAATTAGGCAGTACAcctaaaattaaattatttacatatttttaaagatgcTTCTTCGTTCTAAAAAGATTGAAAGAAGTACATATCAATTCAAATCaggttttaaattataaatatttaatacgtGTGGTTTTATCTATTTGTACTACTTTTTCTGTTAtagacaaaaataattttatattatatcatatgatactgtTAATCGGTTTGACATTAGCTACTAGTATCTAATGACaatgttcaagaaaaaaaactccaaCGTTACCTGTATCGCAGGGGGTGCCTTTCCATCCCACTTGGCATCCTCCTTCACACTGCCCTGTCACCCTGTCACATCTGTATGGAACTCCACAGTTGACGTTACACTGTTCCTGGCAGTTTAAACCATAACGACCTTCAGGACATGCTATTCAGATGACAAATTGATTAGTATAAACAActcctatttaaaaaaaagtcttaaaatgtaagaataagatttaaaatatttagatgtTTAAACCAACACATTTTGGAGTTCTCAGAGAGCATCACAATTTCATTcgtattttaaacaaaagctgTATGGTTTAGCtcaaatgatataataaatgttAAAGAATTTTAACCCCATTAAGCCAACTTTTCAAATTCAAGTCCTGAAACCATGTTACTAGGCACTGCATACCATATTTATGTTAAAAGGCCGTAGTTACGAACGGAATAGTACATATAAAGACAAATAATAGTCATGATAATTTTACATTGTTAATACGTTGTCATTAAAACACCAAAAGTGGTGAACTTTTTTGTTACATAAAGTGTATAGATTTTGTTCTGTAGAATTTTGTATTATtgttacattattatattaaacaattaaactTTACTTCAGAATTTGATGTTAACAAACCATcgacatttttatttgatatacatactTTGATACACTTACTTTAAACCAATGCAAATATACTTTTCAGCATACCTAAGTCACATCTGGTGCCATAAAATCCGTTGTCACAACCGTTCAGACAACTTCCGTTCACATGATGACACTGTTCTTTGTTTATACAGTTTCCACAAATCTGCTTACATTCCAGGCCATACATTTTGCCGCTGCATTCTGTGAAATagatacattttgttttaacattgTTCTGATATGTGCGAAGTCTCGtcattttttctctttagaGGCTTTAAATGGTTAATTTTAATccgaattgaaaaaaaatccactgatgataatgacaaaatttgaattgtgtattttagatctttaatttaaacattaaaaaagataaatattctTCAAATGTAGGTCAATGACCTTCTTTTTGAGTTAATGATCACTgactatttttttaataaagaaaaattctttttaatttttacactaTGATTAAACTTTTCTTCATTGtgaaaatattacttaaaatacagttttaaaattcCAGTCCAGCTAAATATAAACTAAACATAACTTTTTCAGtgacattacatgtatctataattaTTCAAGCCtgaattttttcttctttttgaatCTCTAGAAGTGTTCTTATTCTATTCATTAAAACACTGAACAGTGATAACTCTTAAAACATAAGTAGTCCGAAATTACATTATTAACCCATATGTTGTCATAATATCTATATGAGATTAATAAGGAAAAgctagatatacatgtatgcagtcttttattaattttaagcattttataattttttttcattgcgtGCCATTCGATTATCTTAAGAAATAATTTAGACATAATCAATAGAATATATGCAAATTTGTATTGACTAGTAAATAAAACCTTAACTTTTACTATTATAGTACAGCCATAAGTGTTTTCGTGGAAAACAAAATTCGAAAAATTTAGCTTTCGTTTCCTCTTATTTGCACTAAGTCGTTTTTGAGCCTAAATCCGTAACACAGTAAAATAGTAAATGTGATGCCAAATTAATtcatttgataaacaaattttagatcaaatttttcatagaCGTTGAACTTAATAACAATTCAACTCATACCCTGAGTACGAATCGTCCTTACTgctattctttataattgtactttgataattttttaagaaaagacGCACAAAAGCAAAGGCAAAACATACGTTCATTACAAATTGGACCTCTGTATCCATCAACACAACTCAGACACGCTCCATTTACAATGTTACAACGACTTTCTTGACAGTTCCGAGGACAAGATAAGGAACAATCCTTTCCATAAAATCCCGGGGTCGGGCATCCTggttaagatatgaaaaaataaaataagaagacAAACAGTTATTGTATTTTCAGCATGATATGAAGGATTGCATTTCACATAACACAATGGAACATACTGGTGTGTATTCGTCTTCATGATaattatattgcatatgatgaaaaaaaaatctttaacagaattgcaaaactttttttttcaaaataaacgaACAAGTGAAGCAGATTTTGAATTCACTTT encodes:
- the LOC136270815 gene encoding multiple epidermal growth factor-like domains protein 10, with the translated sequence MWRVDLERVNSIHHIFIQFRTANVPWDVNNIYTGRFMGYSVYISNTTNKDNGVLCFKDTNYTRATIPNPTNITCTTHGRYVIYYNNRTHPPYPSGYSEHAFNCLCEVEVYGCPTPGFYGKDCSLSCPRNCQESRCNIVNGACLSCVDGYRGPICNEQCSGKMYGLECKQICGNCINKEQCHHVNGSCLNGCDNGFYGTRCDLACPEGRYGLNCQEQCNVNCGVPYRCDRVTGQCEGGCQVGWKGTPCDTECNEGKFGRNCNYSCGNCLDKEQCHYINGTCLNGCDSGYYGKKCNEVCNNNTYGPRCSSKCGNCLYLYGEQCDHVTGQCPRGCDVGYHGDRCDQVLELQTTSETTELTKHSFTPLYVCIAVIILSGLLNVILIVRLLRISVCRQQTDQENITRHNEGITNESKHLKHSPKSGNKQGEDNSAYYELGDFSQESQYDKLP